From Piliocolobus tephrosceles isolate RC106 chromosome 16, ASM277652v3, whole genome shotgun sequence, the proteins below share one genomic window:
- the GPR179 gene encoding probable G-protein coupled receptor 179, which translates to MGTRGVVMPPAVWALLGCCFICDWALGGPRPLRSLPPLSSQVKPGSAVPMRVPPEGAEAALTYLYSGDAQQLSQANCSERYEARGAGAMPGLPPILQGAAGTLAQAANFLNMLLQANDIRESSVEEDVEWYQALVRSVAEGDPRVYRALLTFNPPPGASHLQLALRATRTGEETILQDLSGNWVQEENPPGDLETPALKKRVLTNDLGSLGSPKWPRADGYVGDTQQVRLSPPFLECQEGQLRPGWLITLSATFYGLKPDLSPEVRGQVQMDVDLQSVDIDQCASGPGWYSNTHLCDLNSTQCVPLESQGFVLGRYLCRCRPGFYGASPSGGLEESAFQTTGQFGSPEGRSGRLLQCLPCPEGCTSCMDATPCLVEEAVALRAAVLACQACCMLAIFLSMLVSYRCRRNKRIWASGVVLLETVLFGFLLLYFPVFILYFKPSVFRCIALRWVRLLGFAIVYGTIILKLYRVLQLFLSRTAQRSALLSSGRLLRRLGLLLLPVLGFLAVWTVGALERGIQHAPLVIRSHTPTGRHFYLCHHDRWDYIMVVAELLLLCWGSFLCYATRAVLSAFHEPRYMGIALHNELLLSTAFHTVRFVLVPSLHPDWTLLLFFFHTHSTVTTTLALIFIPKFWKLGAPPREEMVDEVCEDELDLQHSGSYLGSSIASAWSERSLDPGDIRDELKKLYAQLEVHKTKEMAANNPHLPKKRGSSRQGLGRSFMRYLAEFPEALARQHSRDSGSPGHGSLPGSSRRRLLSSSLQEPEGTPALRKSRSTYDQRREQDPPLLDSLLRRKLAKKASRTESRESVEGPPALGFRSASAHNLTVGERLPRARPASLQKSLSVAGSREKALLMASQAYLEETYRQAKEREERKKAEAAMASLVRRPSARRLERPRGAPLSAPPSPAKSSSMDSSHASGRLHEEAGRRLPHPPIRHQVSTPTLTLSGTCLGEPRMLSPTSTLAPALLPALAPTPVPALAPVPVPPQSPNLLTYICPWENAELPVKKENVPQEGPSGPEQGHHSPAPARARLWRALSVAVEKSKAGENEMDAEDAHHQREANDADEDRPKIFPKSHSLKAPVQQGSMRSLGLAIKALTRSRSTYREKERVEESPKGQNSGTVGESVGAPSRSPRLGRPKAVSKQAALAACDDEESLQNQQNAHTSRMLQVCQQEGSREQEDRGRRTSQGLGEQKAERTGKTGLAALRQVSRDKNAKQSKDAPVGWQELPKVGIQSLGSVDHRVAEVCPWEVTESETRQPDSGNKAEICPWEMSEGAPESRALRQDPGDSKEKSGEARGKSEPTDVVPIMRKKPDRLVREQEAVCPWESADQGGLCPGSAPQGPGRIRDKSEGGGSVEARKVEKPGWEAVGSEAHTPDIAKAELCPWEASEGGKDGKPALEVVKDLPQEKQKTRKATFWKEQKPGGDLESLCPWESTDFRGPSAVSIQAPGSSECSGSLGSGIAEVCPWEAGDAPAIRKAEICPWELDDNVMGQEMLSLGTGGESLQEKEKASRKGSFGEMGEHTMKAVQKLSQQQESVCPRESTVPGHSSPCLDNSSSKAGGQFLRNGGSRATQVCPQEDLRPEVQEATPAKAEICPWEVNERTRDEWTSAQAPRRGESQKDKEKMPGKSEIKDVTAWEKPEGQIQKQEAVSPWESVNPGSFSPQPRPQDTERPQTLLQMSGSVGSKAADICPLDVEETLTAGKAEIRPWEVGAGAGEERALGAEAIRISPNDTGKVSADLGPRETAVTVPEKPQKPTPEWEVACPWGSMGPDTLDADGPKAGFQELDHMGCRPGGVCPWEAQEAATSEKAKMCPWEVNEGTTGKGLDQETGSESAEQREKALEKGRLTSLGEDASKRMAKLCQEQEAICLWENKNPRESPAQAPKISDLPSSMRSEVAEGHSLEATEKADLRQDPKTGSFPEHITQEKAPAPNAEEFTTKDGEKKSHELQFVYTWATTAPAVSFSHPDRQHPDQAKASSQRLVSTGGRAADVCPWDVPDAGVYKPDRSAKAETCPWEVTERIPVKGVSRQDGKGDSHEEKGRAPEKSEPKGVPVQKQPEMADFRQQEAVCPWESQHGKDLSPQPAPDASDSNRGSSEAAGSVETKIVEVCLWEAEEAPSAKKAEISPWEVGGGAAEERELERESQGQGEMFLQKAGPGGTEEHFSKAAAKPREQEAVCLGEGTGSGGLLPQSGALDPELKVSPEGAGSMGSRMAELCQWEITDPEGNKIKGTMADICPGEETGVPPEESGLLALTATQREFFPTAPEKPLCLSVHGPLDHFFPESKIPCPKVSRPASTFTLEGVRELQGPSGLEPRTSLAPEPSLQEAEAQSSSLTEDSGQVAFEAQYEEFTPPTVYPWDWE; encoded by the exons ATGGGCACTAGGGGAGTGGTCATGCCCCCTGCTGTGTGGGCGCTGCTGGGCTGCTGTTTCATCTGTGACTGGGCTCTGGGGGGTCCGCGGCCCCTCCGCTCTCTGCCCCCTCTGTCTTCCCAAGTCAAGCCAGGATCTGCTGTGCCCATGCGGGTACCCCCAGAGGGGGCCGAGGCCGCCCTCACTTATCTCTACTCTGGAGATGCCCAGCAGCTGTCACAGGCGAATTGCAGTGAGCGCTATGAAGCGCGTGGGGCAGGAGCCATGCCAGGGCTCCCCCCAATCCTACAGGGAGCAGCGGGGACCCTTGCCCAGGCCGCCAATTTTCTTAACATGCTGCTGCAAGCCAACGACATCCGTGAGTCCAGTGTGGAGGAGGATGTGGAATGGTACCAGGCACTGGTCCGCAGTGTGGCCGAGGGGGACCCAAGAGTGTACAGGGCTTTGCTGACCTTTAACCCTCCACCAGGGGCCAGCCACCTACAGCTGGCCCTGCGGGCCACCCGGACTGGGGAGGAAACCATCCTTCAGGACTTGTCTGGGAACTGGGTGCAGGAGGAGAACCCACCTGGGGACCTGGAAACCCCTGCCCTGAAGAAGCGGGTGTTGACCAATGACCTAGGGAGCCTCGGCAGCCCCAAGTGGCCACGGGCAGATGGATATGTGGGGGACACACAGCAGGTGAGGCTGTCTCCTCCTTTCCTGGAATGCCAGGAGGGACAGCTCCGACCTGGCTGGCTGATCACACTCTCTGCCACCTTCTATGGACTCAAGCCAGACCTAAGCCCAGAGGTCAG GGGGCAGGTGCAGATGGACGTAGATCTCCAGAGTGTGGACATCGATCAGTGTGCAAGTGGCCCAGGCTGGTACTCTAACACGCACCTCTGTGATCTCAACAGCACCCAG TGTGTCCCCCTGGAGAGTCAGGGCTTTGTTCTTGGCCGCTACCTCTGCCGCTGCCGACCTGGATTCTACGGGGCAAGCCCCTCTGGGG GGTTAGAGGAGAGTGCTTTCCAGACTACCGGGCAATTCGGGTCCCCAGAAGGCAGATCTGGGAGACTGCTGCAGTGCCTGCCATGTCCTGAGGGCTGCACCAGCTGCATGGATGCCACACCGTGCCTGGTGGAAGAGGCCGTGGCTCTGCGGGCCGCCGTGCTGGCCTGCCAGGCCTGCTGCATGCTGGCCATCTTCCTGAGCATGCTGGTCTCCTACCGCTGCCGCCGGAACAAG AGGATCTGGGCATCTGGAGTGGTCCTGCTGGAAACTGTCCTTTTTGGATTCCTGCTGCTTTACTTTCCT GTCTTCATCCTATACTTCAAGCCCAGTGTATTCCGCTGCATCGCTCTTCGCTGGGTGCGGCTGCTGGGTTTTGCCATTGTCTATGGCACCATCATACTCAAGCTTTACAG AGTGCTGCAGCTCTTTCTATCTCGAACGGCCCAGCGGAGCGCCCTTCTGAGCAGCGGGCGGCTGCTGCGGCGCCTGGGGCTGCTCCTGCTACCTGTGCTGGGCTTCCTGGCTGTGTGGACCGTGGGTGCCCTGGAGCGAGGCATCCAGCACGCACCTCTGGTGATCCGAAGCCACACTCCCACTGGCCGCCATTTCTACCTTTGTCACCATGACCGCTGGGACTACATCATGGTTGTGG ctgagctgctgctgctgtgctggGGCAGCTTCCTCTGCTACGCCACACGGGCTGTGCTCTCAGCCTTCCACGAGCCACGCTACATGGGCATCGCCCTGCACAATGAGCTGCTGCTTTCCACTGCCTTCCATACGGTGAG GTTTGTGCTGGTTCCCTCCCTGCACCCGGACTGgaccctcctcctcttcttcttccacaCCCACAGCACAGTCACCACCACGCTGGCTCTGATCTTCATCCCTAAG ttctggaagctgggggCTCCTCCCCGAGAGGAGATGGTGGATGAGGTGTGCGAGGACGAGCTGGACCTGCAGCACTCAGGCTCTTACCTCGGCAGCAGCATCGCCTCAGCCTGGAGCGAGCGCAGCCTGGACCCTGGAGACATTCGG GACGAGCTGAAGAAGCTCTATGCCCAGCTAGAGGTCCATAAAACCAAGGAAATGGCTGCAAACAACCCCCACCTGCCCAAAAAGCGGGGCAGCTCACGCCAGGGGCTGGGCCGCTCCTTCATGAGGTACCTGGCGGAATTCCCCGAGGCCCTGGCCAGGCAGCACTCCCGGGACTCAGGCTCCCCAGGCCATGGCAGCCTGCCCGGCTCCTCCCGCCGACGGCTcctcagctccagcctccaggaaCCAGAGGGGACACCGGCTCTGCGCAAGTCCCGCAGCACCTATGACCAGCGCAGGGAGCAGGACCCGCCTCTTCTTGACTCACTGCTGAGGAGGAAACTGGCCAAGAAGGCCTCTCGAACAGAGAGCCGGGAGTCGGTGGAGGGGCCCCCTGCCCTGGGCTTCAGGTCAGCCAGCGCCCACAACCTGACGGTGGGAGAGAGGCTACCCAGAGCCCGGCCCGCCTCTCTGCAGAAGTCGCTCAGTGTGGCTGGCTCCAGGGAAAAGGCCTTGCTCATGGCCAGCCAGGCCTACCTGGAGGAGACCTACCGGCAAGCAAAAGAGCGGGAGGAGCGGAAGAAGGCTGAGGCGGCCATGGCCAGCCTGGTGCGGAGGCCATCGGCCAGGAGGCTGGAGCGGCCCCGAGGGGCCCCCCTGTCAGCTCCACCTTCCCCTGCCAAGAGCAGCAGCATGGACAGCTCTCACGCCTCTGGGAGGCTTCATGAGGAGGCTGGGAGAAGGCTGCCTCACCCACCCATCCGGCACCAGGTCTCTACCCCCACCTTGACCCTGTCTGGGACCTGTCTGGGAGAGCCAAGGATGCTatctcccacctccaccttggCTCCAGCTCTGCTGCCGGCTCTAGCTCCAACCCCAGTCCCTGCCCTGGCACCAGTCCCAGTACCCCCTCAAAGCCCCAACTTACTCACCTACATCTGCCCCTGGGAGAACGCAGAACTGcctgtcaagaaagaaaatgtgcccCAGGAAGGCCCCTCAGGGCCAGAACAAGGCCACCACTCCCCTGCCCCAGCTCGAGCCAGGCTCTGGAGGGCCCTCTCTGTCGCAGTAGAGAAAAGCAAGGCTGGGGAGAATGAGATGGACGCAGAGGACGCACATCACCAGAGGGAAGCTAACGATGCAGACGAAGACAGGCCCAAGATCTTCCCTAAATCCCACAGCCTCAAGGCCCCTGTTCAGCAGGGTTCCATGCGCAGCCTGGGGCTGGCGATTAAAGCTCTGACCCGTTCTCGGAGCACCtacagagagaaggagagagtggAGGAGAGTCCCAAGGGGCAGAACAGCGGGACTGTGGGAGAGAGTGTGGGGGCACCGTCCCGATCGCCCAGGCTAGGCCGGCCCAAGGCAGTGAGTAAGCAGGCCGCTCTTGCCGCCTGCGATGATGAGGAGTCCCTCCAGAACCAACAGAATGCTCACACCAGCAGGATGCTCCAAGTCTGTCAACAGGAGGGCAGCAGGGAACaagaagacagaggcaggaggacatCCCAGGGTCTAGGGGAGCAGAAAGCTGAGAGAACAGGTAAAACAGGGCTTGCCGCGCTGAGACAAGTTTCCAGGGACAAAAATGCCAAGCAATCAAAGGACGCCCCTGTTGGGTGGCAGGAACTGCCCAAAGTTGGCATCCAGTCCCTGGGCAGTGTTGACCACAGGGTGGCAGAGGTATGCCCCTGGGAGGTCACTGAATCAGAAACACGTCAGCCAGACAGTGGCAACAAGGCCGAAATCTGCCCCTGGGAGATGAGTGAAGGAGCCCCTGAGTCGAGGGCACTAAGACAAGACCCAGGTGACTCCAAAGAAAAGAGCGGGGAGGCCCGGGGAAAATCGGAGCCCACGGATGTGGTTCCTATCATGCGGAAAAAGCCAGATAGGCTGGTGAGGGAGCAGGAAGCAGTGTGTCCCTGGGAGAGTGCCGATCAAGGAGGTCTGTGCCCTGGGTCAGCTCCTCAGGGCCCTGGCAGAATCAGAGACAAATCTGAGGGTGGGGGCAGTGTGGAGGCCAGGAAGGTGGAGAAGCCTGGGTGGGAAGCTGTTGGCTCAGAAGCTCATACACCTGACATCGCCAAGGCAGAGCTGTGTCCCTGGGAGGCAAGTGAAGGAGGCAAGGATGGGAAACCAGCCCTAGAGGTAGTGAAGGATCTCCCTCAGGAAAAGCAGAAAACCAGGAAAGCAACCTTTTGGAAAGAACAGAAACCGGGCGGAGACTTGGAGTCTCTTTGTCCATGGGAGAGTACAGATTTCCGGGGCCCCTCAGCAGTCTCAATTCAGGCCCCAGGAAGTTCAGAGTGTTCAGGGAGTTTGGGTAGTGGCATTGCTGAAGTGTGTCCGTGGGAGGCAGGAGATGCTCCTGCTATCCGGAAAGCAGAGATCTGTCCCTGGGAGCTGGATGATAATGTGATGGGGCAGGAAATGCTGAGTCTGGGGACAGGTGGAGAATCTctccaagaaaaggaaaaagcctCCAGAAAAGGAAGCTTTGGAGAGATGGGGGAACACACTATGAAAGCAGTGCAGAAATTAAGTCAACAGCAGGAGTCAGTGTGTCCCAGGGAGAGCACGGTCCCTGGGCACTCCAGCCCATGTCTAGACAATTCCTCATCCAAAGCTGGTGGCCAATTCCTACGCAATGGAGGAAGCAGAGCAACACAGGTGTGTCCACAGGAAGATCTCAGGCCGGAGGTACAGGAAGCAACACCTGCCAAAGCAGAAATCTGTCCCTGGGAGGTAAATGAAAGAACAAGAGACGAATGGACATCAGCACAGGCACCAAGAAGAGGAGAATCTCAAAAGGACAAGGAGAAAATGCCTGGAAAATCAGAAATCAAAGATGTCACAGCTTGGGAAAAGCCTGAGGGGCAGATCCAAAAGCAAGAAGCAGTCAGCCCCTGGGAGAGTGTGAACCCTGGCAGCTTCTCCCCACAACCACGTCCTCaagacacagagagaccccaAACCCTTCTCCAGATGTCAGGCAGTGTGGGAAGCAAAGCTGCCGACATTTGCCCTTTGGATGTGGAGGAAACCCTGACTGCTGGGAAGGCAGAAATCCGTCCCTGGGAGGTCGGTGCTGGAGCAGGGGAGGAAAGAGCTTTGGGAGCTGAGGCCATTAGGATATCTCCAAACGATACAGGAAAGGTTTCTGCAGATCTTGGACCCAGGGAGACAGCTGTTACTGTTCCAGAGAAGCCACAGAAGCCAACCCCAGAGTGGGAGGTGGCTTGTCCCTGGGGGAGTATGGGTCCAGATACTCTGGATGCTGATGGACCAAAAGCTGGGTTCCAGGAACTGGACCATATGGGGTGCAGGCCAGGTGGGGTGTGTCCCTGGGAAGCACAGGAAGCTGCTACCAGTGAAAAAGCCAAGATGTGTCCCTGGGAGGTGAATGAAGGAACTACTGGGAAGGGATTGGACCAAGAGACAGGGAGTGAATCAGCAGAGCAGAGGGAGAAAGCTCTAGAAAAGGGGAGACTCACTTCCCTGGGAGAAGACGCATCAAAACGGATGGCAAAACTGTGTCAAGAACAGGAAGCTATTTGTCTTTGGGAGAACAAGAACCCGAGGGAATCCCCTGCTCAGGCCCCCAAGATCTCAGACTTGCCCAGCAGCATGAGAAGTGAAGTGGCAGAGGGACATTCCTTGGAAGCAACAGAGAAGGCGGACCTGAGACAAGACCCAAAGACAGGTTCCTTCCCAGAACACATAACCCAAGAAAAAGCTCCAGCTCCAAACGCAGAAGAATTCACCaccaaagatggggaaaaaaagagccaTGAGCTACAATTTGTCTATACATGGGCGACCACTGCCCCAGCAGTTTCCTTCTCCCACCCAGACAGACAGCACCCTGACCAAGCTAAAGCCAGTTCCCAGAGACTGGTCAGCACTGGGGGCAGGGCCGCTGATGTGTGTCCATGGGATGTTCCTGATGCAGGTGTGTATAAACCTGACAGAAGTGCCAAGGCCGAGACCTGTCCCTGGGAAGTTACTGAAAGAATCCCTGTCAAAGGGGTGTCAAGGCAGGATGGAAAAGGGGACTCTCACGAAGAGAAAGGCAGAGCCCCAGAAAAATCAGAGCCCAAAGGTGTGCCAGTTCAGAAACAGCCAGAGATGGCAGACTTCAGGCAACAGGAGGCTGTGTGTCCCTGGGAGAGTCAACATGGCAAGGATCTGTCCCCACAGCCAGCCCCAGATGCTTCTGACAGCAACAGAGGAAGTTCTGAGGCAGCAGGCAGTGTGGAGACCAAGATAGTGGAAGTGTGTCTGTGGGAAGCGGAAGAGGCTCCCTCTGCCAAGAAAGCAGAGATCAGCCcttgggaggtgggtggaggaGCAGCAGAGGAAAGGGAACTGGAACGAGAATCACAAGGGCAAGGAGAGATGTTCCTTCAGAAGGCAGGACCTGGAGGGACTGAAgaacacttctcaaaagcagCAGCAAAGCCCAGAGAGCAGGAGGCAGTCTGCCTTGGGGAAGGCACAGGCTCAGGAGGGCTCTTGCCCCAGTCAGGTGCCCTGGACCCAGAACTCAAAGTCAGCCCCGAAGGAGCAGGCAGCATGGGGAGCAGGATGGCAGAGCTGTGCCAATGGGAAATCACAGAtccagaaggaaataaaataaagggtaCCATGGCAGACATCTGTCCTGGGGAGGAAACTGGAGTCCCACCTGAGGAATCTGGCCTCCTGGCTTTAACAGCAACTCAGAGAGAATTTTTCCCCACAGCTCCTGAAAAACCACTATGCCTTTCAGTCCATGGGCCTCTGGATCACTTCTTTCCAGAAAGCAAAATCCCCTGCCCCAAGGTAAGCAGGCCAGCCAGTACTTTCACTCTTGAAGGTGTCAGAGAACTACAAGGACCTTCAGGGCTTGAGCCAAGGACAAGCTTAGCCCCAGAGCCAAGtctccaggaagctgaggctcagtcTTCCTCCTTAACTGAAGACTCAGGCCAAGTGGCTTTTGAAGCTCAGTATGAAGAATTCACCCCTCCAACTGTCTATCCTTGGGATTGGGAGTAA